From the genome of Platichthys flesus chromosome 10, fPlaFle2.1, whole genome shotgun sequence:
CCTGCCACCACCCTCCTGCCTTATTGTTTAGAGTACAGTTCCATAaacatcttcacagacacacacacacacacagagaagctaaaATTAAAAATACCAACAGTCGTAACACCAGCTGTAAACAACCTCAACATCTCTACTTCCTGAATGTGATCATTCAAAAATCACAACAGTCGACATTAAacgacacaacacaagtttttcaaaacacttcagcagactctgaaatgataaacgtgtgtatttgtgtttcagtgtgtcctgcagacgtccagcaactgatggtgattaaagaagaggttccccctgagccgcagcactggagcccccttgtggaccaggaggacccagagcccccccacattaaagaggagcaggaggaaccgtggaccaatcaggatggacagcagcttcaaggactggaggaggctgacgtcaagttcacattgactcctgtcgctgtgaagagtgaagaagatgaagagaaacttaaatcgtcaaagcttcatccgagtgagacgaaggagaacagagcggactgtggaggaccagaaccagccaggaactcaggtcctgatggacgtttacaaccaggtcctgaggacaagactgaagactcttctgagactgaagtCAGTGAGGATGATTGGATTGAGCCTCTAAGTGATATGGATtgtaagacagaaaaaaaaatgttttgttgctctgagtgtggtaaaagatttaaccatAGGGGCAGTCTAAATGCACATATGAGggttcatacaggagagaaaccgtttagttgctctgagtgtggtaaacgaTTTCACCAGAGGGGTGATCTAAATAGACATgagaggagtcatacaggagagaaaccgttcagttgctctgagtgtggtgaaAGATTTAACCAAAGGGGCAATCTGAATAGACATAAGAGgcttcatacaggagagaaaccgtttagttgctctgagtgtgataaACGATTTAGCCATAGTTgccatctaaatacacatatgaggattcatacaggagagaaaccgtttagttgctctgagtgtggtaaaagatttaaccaaaggGGTGATCTAAATATACATaagaggagtcatacaggagagaaaccgtttagttgctctgagtgtggtaaaagatttaccCGTAGGAgccatctaaatacacatattagGAGTCATActggagagaaaccatttagttgctccaagtgtggtaaaagatttaaccaaTGGGGCCATCTAAGTGaccatatgaggattcatacaggagagaaacagttAAGTTGATCTGAGTGTGGTTAAAGATGTAAGATTCAGTCCTATTGTACGAGACatgtaatcaatcaatcaaatttcatttgtatatcatagggctttaacatggtgtgacatccaatgtccttaaccctcagcaagagtgaggaaaaactactaaaaacccttttacatggtcaaaatacgtagaaacctcagagagagccacatgtgacggatccctctcccaggatggacagaagtgcaatagatgccacgtgtaggaaaacatcaagattaaagttttatGCAACATTGAAGAGGGTAAATATCTTGAAGAATAACTTCAATGAGCTGTGTCGAGCAGTCCAGCTGCAACCATGGTCTATgatcagcaaccagcaggatcatgatccaccatccaggtCAGATGCCAATTTAGTCCACAGTccttgtccactgccgcttattaggatctATCATGAGCCGCCGACCTCGGTCCAGGTCCACCACACGCATttgatgccaacgcgacacaggatccgccattaccactTTTATCAACCcacacgatatagaatccgccatactggatccaccattgcgacctctgattCACGATCCTCAAATCGTAATCCAGtacggccacagaggccctggatctgcaggcGATTAAAGCAAAGGGAGTCCGGGGAAGGGGGGTAagaatggagaagaggaaggagtaGCTGGAAAgagagattattccacagcagaggggcttgatggctaaaagctctggctcctactctacttttagagaatttagggacgacaagtaggcctgaattctgggagcggagtgctctagtgggttgataaggtactaacacctctttaaggtaaaaaggcgctatattattaagggccttgaaggtgaggaggagaatttaaattctattctagatttaactggaagccagtgtagcgatgctaatattggagaaatgtgctctcttctctttgttctcgtcaggacacgtgctgcagcattttggacaagctgtagagtctttaacgatttcctgctggagcctgataataatgaattacaatagtccagtcttgATGTAActaaggcgtggactagtttttctgcatctttttgcgaaaggacatgtctgattttttagatattacacaagtggaaaaaggccatcctagaaattagttttaagtgactattaaaggataaatcaggatcgaagatcactcccaagttcctgactgtttcgttggaagcaagggcaatgtcgtctagcgcagctatatcattagataatgcatctctaaggtgtttggggccaagtattataacttCTGTTTTATccgagtttaataagagaaaattgcgggtcatccaggtttttatgtccttgagacatgctcgaagtttagttaattgataactttgttcaggttttattgacaagtataactgggtgtcatccgcacaGCAggggaaatttacagagtgtgtcctgaggATTCATAAGGATTCATAAAGGAGAGAAGTGATTCAGTTTCAACCTTTGCAACAAAAGTTTTAGTATGATTTATCAGCAGATACTTATATTATACTTTTCCATAGTTCACTGTTTTAAATAGACTATTAACAGTTTGTTTGTCCCTAGAAAATATAACTCATTGAATAACACGaaagatttgtgtttatatatcttGTTTCTTCTGATTTCTACCTAATGTATCTATTTTTCAAGTccttcatctcattttcatGTTAAAGTGTGGACCTTGCACAGTATGAACATGTGTTCTTAACTAGttcatattattaaatgtttgttttaaaacaatgatTTCTTGTTTTGTGAAATTCAGTGACAGTCTGTGTTCTCCTTTatgtattgaatgtgtttccaaGAATAAAAGTCAGAAAAAAAGATAACGGGGTCGTcgccctcctcttctttttttctgtgcgATTGGAGGCTGCACTGTCTAAAGTTGAATTGGCTCATCACGAGACGAATTAATCAGCTTCTCACAGTCAGACATGTTTGCTTACATTTGATGTGAAGTCAGAACTGGGCAATTTCAGGTCTGAATATCTGACATACGAGTCGTTTGGAACGCAGCATTACACTCCCACACGGACAGCGGAGCAGCGATGAAGGAGGACCCTTGTTGAGATGAATGACGGTAAATGTCAAACGGCAGGATTGTTAAATTCAAAGACAGCTGTGATGTCCCCAATCTCTAaaatttgagatttttttttacatgcttGTGTTTTTGCTGGGATGTTTTGGCGCCGTCTGTCAATATGTGTGATACTGGACTCAGTAGATCACAGATCTATATAAATAACATAGATCACAGGGCagtgattcaaaacaaacatatttaatctaatgaacaattagcaggcaaggatcgacatcacgtgacggacgcaggaagtgaagcgtttatctttgCCGCAGTgtgcaaaacgcatgcaactaTTCAGTGCTGCTTGCAGTCCTACAAATTGtagaaatgtaattttaatgtttaattatgtttgttttcatctaaatttgaagttgatctgatgtaagccctggtacaagtacctcaaagtaaaaatgtggaatatggccaaaatggccactaattGCAAAATGGCGgccttcctgttgtgtttctcaaaattacccttgagacttttttgtttgtctgttcatgATAGATCAGTCATTGTGAACACGTTCCAGGGGTCTCATTGTATACGATTTTTTGTTCACAAAAGTTTGAAGTAAGTATTAACTTGGTGCCGTCTAGTGTGTTTTGTTAGGCACAGCTTCAAGAAGAGTGAAGCTCAGCACAGTGTTCCTTTTCAAGTGACTTTGTTTATGAAACAATTTGTTCCCTTAATAGGTAGTTGCAACTCTAGGAGATTGATAATAGTGATGACTTATCTTATTTTCAAGACatctataaaaataaactgagcaGTGGTGGTGTCTGCTAAACTGAGGATTATGTACCAGTGGTCACATCAGGTTTGATTATCttaattatttcaatatttttctttttctgggaTTATTAAAAAACGTAAATGCTTCTTTATGATCTCCGAGTCAATGGAAAGCCAATGAGCTGTCTAACTCCACAGCCCCACAGTGCTaatagggagggggggggggaaataaaaaaaaaatccatttgaaaATGCATCTTAATAGGAGAAATAAGTAgctgaatgaattaatgaatcacTCTCCCTTTTTCCTATTTGCTGTTCAATCTGCTGAGTCATTTAGCTTATCCATTCCACCTCTCCATTCTGTGACACTGGGCCTTGTTATTAGGGGCTTGCACCCCATGGCAATGCATTGCAGGGTGAAGCATATTTCTTTCGTCTTTATTTCGgcgcttctcctcccacaaattTTGTCACACAATCACGAGACCTATAAATAAACCCGTTGCATTACATTGAATGGTGTGCTATGTGTTTTGTAAGAAATTCGTCCAACAGTTCGCTCAAAGATCCCGACAAAGCAACCGAAAACGAC
Proteins encoded in this window:
- the LOC133961788 gene encoding zinc finger and SCAN domain-containing protein 2-like, which codes for MSSVQLLRVLVHERINAAAEDFLLQVEEGGGKARVPELRAMLTERLAAAGEQILAGLEETLLESEERVERTERSQREVCRQRRLLDAAMQPVVRLHRAVCPADVQQLMVIKEEVPPEPQHWSPLVDQEDPEPPHIKEEQEEPWTNQDGQQLQGLEEADVKFTLTPVAVKSEEDEEKLKSSKLHPSETKENRADCGGPEPARNSGPDGRLQPGPEDKTEDSSETEVSEDDWIEPLSDMDCKTEKKMFCCSECGKRFNHRGSLNAHMRVHTGEKPFSCSECGKRFHQRGDLNRHERSHTGEKPFSCSECGERFNQRGNLNRHKRLHTGEKPFSCSECDKRFSHSCHLNTHMRIHTGEKPFSCSECGKRFNQRGDLNIHKRSHTGEKPFSCSECGKRFTRRSHLNTHIRSHTGEKPFSCSKCGKRFNQWGHLSDHMRIHTGEKQLS